The genomic interval TTGGCCACATGGAGGACACTCACCCTTGTGACAACGATGCTTAATGGCATGGTGACATTTGGGTGTTATGCTGCAATGAGTGAGATTAAAAATGTGTCATTATACACTGCGAATGAAATACGAACCGACAGAGTTCCAAGCAGACAATGCGTGCACTTCTTTCCCTGCCACAAGGAACactttttttggttttcccACAGCGGCAGTTAATCTGGGATTCCAGTTTACAAGGATAGCAAGGTCCGTTGTGGCACACGGACTGACACTTGTGCTTGTTGCAGCTCAGCTGCTTGCCACAAATCTTTTCGCACGGCGGACACTGGTCCCCGCAGCACTTGAAAAAGGGTTAATGGTTAATTTGGTTATACCTTTCAAATGTTTGCGTGCTATTATACCTTTCTATTGCAGGCATGCTTGCCGCAATCACGCATTTGCTTGCATTTGGTCTCGCATGCAAACTCTTTGGAGCAGGGCAACTCCTTTTCGTGCAGACCACAACGACACTTCTTTTTGGTTCTTATTGGGCACTGTAAGAAACATATTTCATTAGAGAATCGATTTGCTTAGCTGGTGACTATCTTACGGAAATGCAAGGTCCACGATGACAACGCTGGGTGCAAGTGTGCTGGCCACAGGACAAAAGTTTTTGGCACGTATCGCCACAGGTTTCCTCTGCCTCATTACAGGGTCTTACCTGGGTCTACAGAATTCGGTAATCATGAATGAATAAAAACTTGTATATAAATAGCACATACATTCTTGCCACATGGGCAACTCCTGACTTGCAAAGGACACTCTCCATCGCCGCAGGGTCCTGCGTGACACACCTTCTCGCAAATGTGCAAACCACAAGCAAACGGAGCTCCACAAACctgaaataattttaaagttgttaTATGGTTCAGCTTCAAAAGGCTTTTCTTACGTTTTGACACTTCCATTTGCGATCGGAGCAGTTGACCATCTTCGACTCCCGCTGGCACTCGCAAGGTTGTAAGCTTTTGCTGGTGCAGGGAGGACACTTTCCTGGCTGATGACACACCTGATTACACTTGTGCTTGCCGCAGGCCAGAAGTTCCTTGCACTggaaaatcattttttttagTGTGGTACTTCAAGATACATCTTGAAACGTTGAGACTTACAGTCTGCTGACACCTCCACTGCTTGTCAATGCACCTCACGGACCTAGGACTGGATTTACCACACAGACACGAGACCTGCGCCTGCTGCGCACAAGGAGGACATGGCCCCGGATGACATAGCAGCTTGCAGTCGTGCCCACAATTTGGTTGCAACAGCTTCCCGCAGTGCTCTCCGCATGAGTGGGGCACAAGGAAGGGCTGGTTCTCCGGGTTCACCTCCTTGCCGCAGAAGCAGTTGTACTGCGTGGGCTTATCGGCCGGTTGGTAGTCCCTGCGGCACTGGGGACAGCACCAGTGCAGGGATTTCTGTCGCTTGGGCGGCACAAATTCGCCCAGATGATTGTAGTGGCCTTGGCCGTTCTGCTGCTCCGCCGCCTTCACCTTCATCTGCATCATGCTGTCGTTGGCCCACCGTTGGATGCACTTCAAGTGAAAGAAGCAGTAACAGCTCTCGCAGGACCAAATGGCTTCCACCCGCCGGATGCTTCCGATGCAAATGAGACAGGTTGCCGCTCCCGAGTGGAGAGTGTTTTCCAGGAACGTAGTGGTGCGTGCGGCATCCTTGGAGCTTCCTGCGTTGTCCGTCGGTATGTAGTTCTTGTATAGGAGTTCTGAAAAGATAAAGCACAAAAGTTGATGGTTTTCGAATGACACGTCACGAGCATCGGTTGATTTACCCAAAATGTGATTCTCATCCAGTTCGCCCTCATCCTCGGAGCTGGAGGCGTAGGTGTCCACCAGTTTTTGGGCGGCAGCCAAATTTTTAGCTTGCGCTTTAttaaacttttccatttttaagCCGGCGTTTTTGTCTATCAACTGGGAATAAATTCCTGGGGGTAGAACCAGGGATGGCGCGTTCTGTGATAACAGCAATTAGGGGATCTAGTTCCGAAAGGTACACATTTGTGTAAGCTTTCAGTTTCCAATTGGGAATTACatttaatacaaaaaatacatacatacatattaataCCTAAATTATTAAACATCCGCTCTGcatattttattgcatttaataACTTGGAccaatatttttatgtttacCGTCAGATATCTGATGTGGCAGCCCTGGTAATCGATGTTAAACATCTGTTTGTGAGTGCGACACCCTGGAACAGCTTTCACATCATttgcaacaaaataaaatagagaaaattaaatatatccAGACATACCGACTACGATCCGATCCAAGATGAGTTTCCTAAATTACGTGTTTGGCCCCAACCTCTACATGGAGTACCGCGGTGTGCCGGAGCCGCAGCGCAAGATGTACGAGGCAGGTGCCGTGGAAAAGTTCGGGGAGCAGATTCTATCGACGGTAAGTACCCTGCGATCCCTTGGGGAAGAAACTGGAGCATATGGTAATGTGGAAAATCGACAATCCCCGTTGCAGCTATCGGTTATGTGGTCCGTGGGCTATTACACTTCGCCGCTGCTCGTCACATTCCTCTATCGACGAGGTTACCTGGTAACCGATTCCATGCCGACGCTGGCCAAGATCACCACCAGCGTGGGCATCATCGTCATTCTATCGCTGGTGATGCGCGGCCTGGGGCGCAAGCAATCACGCTCCTACTCCAACATGATTAAGGCTCTCGTCCGGGCAAAGGCTGCCAAGGCACCGGGAGATGCCAACAGCGAGCTGCGTCGCTTCGACATCGAGTTCAACGCCTGGCCGGTGGACTTTGACGTGAAGGCTCTAACCGGGTGAGTGGGCTACGGCTTTGAAGTGTGCCAGAATAACAACATCTTTGTTTTCAGTGACACCAAAAAGCCGGTGGCCACGGCAAAAAGGAGGGAGCCCATCCAGCTGGCGACACTGCCCTGTGAGGCCATCGCCTACCTGGCCATAAACACCTTTGGGCTCTCCATGATCTATCCGGGTTCGGTCAAGCTGCTCCAGAAACTCATGAGTAAGGAAGATATACATATGAAGCTGACCGAAATGTTATTAAATTGCAATCCGATAAGCCTCATTCGCAGAATTATTAGTCATACTCTAGTTATTCCGAATTATATGCTGTGTAGTCTGCAATAACTTATTCAGATAACTAGCTTAAATATGACTTAGCCAGAAAGACTCCTACATATACTGATACTAAATATTTTGCAGGACCCATGCTGATTTCCGGACGCGCTAAGCTCATCGAGGATGACAACGGCATCCGGTACAAGGTTAAGACCATTGACTCGAACGAAATCGATACGTTGTTCATTGACAACCGCCCAAACAACGTGGGAAATGGCAAGACTCTAGTCATTTGCTCCGAGGGCAACGCCGGCTTCTATGAAGTGGGCATCATGGCCACCCCAGTGGCCTTAAAGTATTCCGTTCTGGGCTGGAATCATCCCGGATTCGCCGGCAGCACCGGTACTCCTCATCCGCACCAGGACAAGAACGCCATCGATGCCGTGGTGCAGTTTGCTATCAATAATCTTGGGTTCGCCGTAGAGGATATCATTTTGTATGGCTGGAGCATTGGTGGCTTCAGTACACTGTACGCTGCCTCTGTGTATCCGGAAGTCAAGGGAGTGGTGCTAGACGCCACCTTCGACGATGTGCTCTACTTGGCCGTTCCTCGCATGCCAGCTGCACTGGCGGGCATTGTCAAGGTAGCCATTCgaaactactgtaatttgaacaATGCCGAACTGGCAAACGAGTTCAATGGACCCATATCCTTCATTCGCCGCACTGAGGATGAGATCATTGCAGAGTGAGTGATAAGTTTGGCATTTACGAAGGGGTCTTTCTTAAAACGAAACCCATTGATTTCCCCTAGGGACAACCACATTGACACAAATCGCGGCAATTTCTTGGTCTTGTCAGTGCTCAAGCACCGGTATCCCAACATTTTTGGGGCTTCCCAGTTGAACAAGGCCAAGGGGCTGCTTTCCAAGCCCCTGGAACCATACAGTATCCCCGTCGCCGACGAGAAGCTGTGCATGTCGCGCCTGATCACCTACGCCTCCGACGAGGGCAAGTCTTTCCCCATGAACATTGGAGCAGATTACTCGGAGGAGGTGCGCAATCTCATGGCTGTGTTCTTGGTGGGTTTATTCGGCAGTTTAAATGGTCTATATATCTAATACTGTGCACCTTTCAGCTGCGCAAGCATTTACGTGACTACAACTCGACGCACTGCACCCAGCTGCCCGGGG from Drosophila mauritiana strain mau12 chromosome 3L, ASM438214v1, whole genome shotgun sequence carries:
- the LOC117140381 gene encoding NF-X1-type zinc finger protein NFXL1, which produces MEKFNKAQAKNLAAAQKLVDTYASSSEDEGELDENHILELLYKNYIPTDNAGSSKDAARTTTFLENTLHSGAATCLICIGSIRRVEAIWSCESCYCFFHLKCIQRWANDSMMQMKVKAAEQQNGQGHYNHLGEFVPPKRQKSLHWCCPQCRRDYQPADKPTQYNCFCGKEVNPENQPFLVPHSCGEHCGKLLQPNCGHDCKLLCHPGPCPPCAQQAQVSCLCGKSSPRSVRCIDKQWRCQQTCKELLACGKHKCNQVCHQPGKCPPCTSKSLQPCECQRESKMVNCSDRKWKCQNVCGAPFACGLHICEKVCHAGPCGDGECPLQVRSCPCGKNTQVRPCNEAEETCGDTCQKLLSCGQHTCTQRCHRGPCISCPIRTKKKCRCGLHEKELPCSKEFACETKCKQMRDCGKHACNRKCCGDQCPPCEKICGKQLSCNKHKCQSVCHNGPCYPCKLESQINCRCGKTKKSVPCGRERSARIVCLELCRITPKCHHAIKHRCHKGECPPCGQVCGLPNDTSKCGHICKARCHEAVRVNKPKEARPQAKKYEYKALPHPRCEEGVVVTCIGGHEVATWPCWNSKPTSCQRTCARQLKCGNHKCPLVCHSVPLPQDMAAQTGCANCEEGCIVPRPSGCIHACPKGCHPPPCAPCNFVIKTKCHCGLNQLVYKCNEYYDETGSVQEIIERREKLRSCGNRCLKNYPCGHRCTAICHTGKCPNPELCRKKVRIFCACKRLKQEIACDKHRAGQTFLDCDSNCKAEQTRVQAAEQLQLEQKRRDEEERNRVELEKFEAKFGKRKHKERKTVGSGPAKTKIDWQRRAIYAVSILTVVGAIVVAFYADS
- the LOC117140382 gene encoding phosphatidylserine lipase ABHD16A; translated protein: MSFLNYVFGPNLYMEYRGVPEPQRKMYEAGAVEKFGEQILSTLSVMWSVGYYTSPLLVTFLYRRGYLVTDSMPTLAKITTSVGIIVILSLVMRGLGRKQSRSYSNMIKALVRAKAAKAPGDANSELRRFDIEFNAWPVDFDVKALTGDTKKPVATAKRREPIQLATLPCEAIAYLAINTFGLSMIYPGSVKLLQKLMRPMLISGRAKLIEDDNGIRYKVKTIDSNEIDTLFIDNRPNNVGNGKTLVICSEGNAGFYEVGIMATPVALKYSVLGWNHPGFAGSTGTPHPHQDKNAIDAVVQFAINNLGFAVEDIILYGWSIGGFSTLYAASVYPEVKGVVLDATFDDVLYLAVPRMPAALAGIVKVAIRNYCNLNNAELANEFNGPISFIRRTEDEIIAEDNHIDTNRGNFLVLSVLKHRYPNIFGASQLNKAKGLLSKPLEPYSIPVADEKLCMSRLITYASDEGKSFPMNIGADYSEEVRNLMAVFLLRKHLRDYNSTHCTQLPGEFFTMPWDIPTEQGFVFT